AGCGACCCTTCCAGCTGCGGACGTTCTCATCTGCAGATGTGGCATGGTAGACAAAGGGAACTTTTAAGCGATGGGGAGTGGGTAGGCCTGTTTTTTGCAGTTTCAATGAAAAACTTGGTCGATCTTACGGAGCAGTTCCCACTATCCCTCGAAGATGGTCAGCACGAAATGGCTGCACATCGTGCTGACACGCCTCCATCCCGCCATCCTGGAACTTTAGAAATTGCAAAACGCCTCGGATATAAGCACCCTAAAACAAATGAGAAAGGTCTGTCATCTGAATGGGTCATGACAACCGATTTTATTTTGGTATTACGAACACCAGCCAATAAGCTAGAACTATTAGCTGTGGCATTTAAACCTAGCGCCGATTTGAAAAAAAAGCGGACAAAAGAGCTCTTGAATATTGAACGAGAATATTGGCTGGCACGGGGCGTGACCTGGCTACTCATAACACCGGAATTATTTGATC
Above is a window of Gallionella capsiferriformans ES-2 DNA encoding:
- a CDS encoding TnsA endonuclease N-terminal domain-containing protein; its protein translation is MRTTKRFTPTVLARFFKIGRGTGTFENYIPWHRVGRSDPSSCGRSHLQMWHGRQRELLSDGEWVGLFFAVSMKNLVDLTEQFPLSLEDGQHEMAAHRADTPPSRHPGTLEIAKRLGYKHPKTNEKGLSSEWVMTTDFILVLRTPANKLELLAVAFKPSADLKKKRTKELLNIEREYWLARGVTWLLITPELFDQRVALRLRDTMPWALGGVVPERDLSIANAVTHELQGHSLTYILEQLTARFGDDDHAKRTFWQSVWCGKIPLDLRRGWRPHLPVTLLSAAEFLSLNPIAGRRSSWI